In Juglans microcarpa x Juglans regia isolate MS1-56 chromosome 4S, Jm3101_v1.0, whole genome shotgun sequence, a single window of DNA contains:
- the LOC121262967 gene encoding LOW QUALITY PROTEIN: protein WHAT'S THIS FACTOR 1 homolog, chloroplastic (The sequence of the model RefSeq protein was modified relative to this genomic sequence to represent the inferred CDS: inserted 1 base in 1 codon), with protein MAWRLLLHKTHGPNSSLAKTLALSLAPLPSLRPLPNPNPNTSKQLLSSSFSTSFLVTKTPKKFKKKRTKKESPRTQLVQSEPNRISHLEHIVERDAFLRFVTKSKDFLSKQPEHVLRLDDAGKLHRELGFPXGRKVSRFIEKYPLLFQAYRHTDGKMWFGFTELMEDLLEEERAIADSMEVDRVNIVRKLLMMSANKRIPLSKIYHCRSLFGIPEDFRDRVAKYPNYFRIIVEGDGKRVLELLNWDPLLAVSALEREFIVDEDKVKRAFKFPVKHGKDLDLDEDDTRKLNFLNTLPLVSPYSDGSRLDLWTLEAEKYRVGVLHEFLSLTLEKRASIHHVVEFKEELSLNKHTYRMLLKQPRTFYLAGTEMNWVVFLKDAYDENGVLIKKDPQVVFNEKLYKLAQMRELEPGFGIEKR; from the exons ATGGCTTGGCGTCTCCTCCTTCACAAAACACATGGACCCAACTCCTCTCTCGCCAAAACCCTAGCACTATCCCTAGCTCCTCTGCCTTCGTTACGCCCActccctaaccctaaccctaacacCTCTAAGCAATTGCTCAGCTCTTCATTCTCCACCTCCTTCCTGGTCACCAAAACCcccaaaaaattcaagaaaaaacgCACAAAGAAAGAAAGTCCCCGCACCCAACTGGTTCAATCGGAGCCCAATCGCATTTCTCACTTAGAGCACATCGTCGAGCGCGACGCCTTCTTACGATTCGTTACCAAGTCCAAGGACTTCCTCTCCAAGCAGCCCGAACATGTCCTTCGCCTCGACGATGCTGGCAAGCTCCACCGGGAGCTCGGCTTCC CGGGCCGCAAGGTCTCCCGCTTCATCGAGAAATACCCTTTGCTCTTCCAGGCCTACCGCCACACTGATGGCAAAATGTGGTTCGGGTTCACGGAGCTCATGGAGGACTTGCTCGAAGAGGAGCGAGCGATCGCGGACTCGATGGAGGTCGATAGGGTCAATATCGTGCGCAAGTTGCTCATGATGTCCGCAAATAAGCGTATTCCATTGAGCAAGATCTACCATTGTAGGTCGTTGTTTGGTATACCGGAGGATTTTCGGGACCGGGTAGCCAAGTATCCGAACTATTTTCGGATTATAGTTGAGGGAGATGGAAAGAGAGTGCTTGAATTGTTGAATTGGGACCCATTGCTGGCAGTGAGTGCGTTAGAGAGGGAATTTATAGTCGACGAGGATAAGGTTAAGAGGGCGTTTAAGTTTCCAGTGAAGCATGGAAAGGATCTGGATTTGGACGAGGACGATACAAGGAAGCTCAATTTCTTGAACACGCTTCCGCTGGTGTCGCCCTACTCGGACGGGTCGAGATTGGATCTTTGGACGTTGGAGGCGGAGAAGTATAGGGTCGGGGTTTTGCACGAGTTCTTGAGCTTGACATTGGAGAAGAGGGCTTCTATACATCACGTTGTGGAGTTCAAAGAGGAGTTGAGCTTAAATAAGCATACTTACCGGATGCTTTTGAAGCAGCCGAGGACATTTTATTTGGCGGGAACGGAGATGAACTGGGTTGTTTTCTTGAAAGACGCGTATGATGAAAATGGGGTTTTGATCAAGAAGGACCCGCAGGTGGTTTTCAACGAGAAACTCTATAAACTTGCTCAAATGCGCGAACTGGAGCCGGGTTTTGGTATTGAGAAGAGATGA